A window of the Bacteriovorax sp. PP10 genome harbors these coding sequences:
- a CDS encoding phosphatase PAP2 family protein, translating into MKLFTLLMLTFSSTTFAWDTSDLKTEALSPVTTSARNVLYVGGALTLGVLIFEDSIVDYTQKDLSNDKPLGSLSKFGDLAGQLVPNALYAIGMSLAGVNGDPKGYTRAIGMLKASAYAATLTTGLKYAIREPRPGKTNERNSFPSGHATTAFAFSGYVLEEHGWKWGAPALVLSSFVAASRINDNRHYLHDVLAGATIGMAYGIGISKVDKKKADGAEEKEALTIVPIFDWDTKGLALIYDF; encoded by the coding sequence ATGAAGCTATTTACTCTCTTAATGCTCACGTTTAGTTCAACGACTTTTGCTTGGGATACAAGCGACCTTAAAACAGAGGCCCTCTCACCGGTAACCACCAGTGCACGCAATGTTCTCTATGTTGGTGGTGCCCTTACTCTTGGTGTTTTAATTTTTGAAGACTCTATTGTCGACTACACTCAAAAAGATTTGAGTAACGATAAACCGCTGGGAAGCTTGTCTAAGTTTGGCGATCTTGCCGGACAACTTGTTCCCAATGCTCTTTACGCTATTGGGATGTCCCTTGCAGGCGTCAATGGAGACCCTAAAGGATACACTCGTGCCATCGGAATGCTTAAGGCCTCGGCTTATGCGGCCACTCTAACGACAGGACTAAAATATGCCATTAGAGAGCCTCGTCCGGGAAAAACCAATGAGAGGAATTCATTCCCATCAGGACACGCGACAACGGCCTTTGCTTTTAGTGGATACGTTCTTGAAGAGCACGGTTGGAAATGGGGTGCTCCTGCTTTAGTGCTTTCATCATTTGTTGCTGCAAGCAGAATCAACGACAACCGCCATTATCTTCACGACGTTCTTGCTGGAGCGACTATTGGTATGGCCTATGGAATTGGGATATCGAAAGTAGATAAGAAAAAAGCAGATGGCGCGGAAGAAAAAGAGGCCCTTACAATAGTCCCTATTTTTGATTGGGATACGAAGGGCCTTGCACTTATTTACGATTTCTAA
- a CDS encoding response regulator transcription factor: protein MDIKIMIVDDDQITSRILSQRLSKRGFTVVCVGSGRECLESLQFDTPDLIMLDIVMPEMSGIQLLQSIRSVYSSIDIPIIMATAKNEAEDIVESLKFGANDYIQKPVNIDIAEARINAQINAVRNYRDAMEKKEVEALNTLIATYNHEINNPLTIAFGLLRKAKKEQSLEYFDKIAESLQRVTNIVKEIERITARTEYVDLEVTQKMYKIR, encoded by the coding sequence ATGGATATCAAAATTATGATCGTTGATGACGATCAAATTACATCAAGAATATTATCGCAGAGACTAAGCAAACGCGGCTTTACGGTTGTTTGTGTTGGTTCGGGTAGAGAGTGTCTGGAGTCGCTTCAGTTCGATACTCCTGATCTTATTATGCTTGATATTGTGATGCCTGAGATGAGTGGTATTCAGTTACTGCAGTCTATCCGTTCAGTGTATTCATCGATTGATATCCCCATCATTATGGCGACAGCAAAAAATGAAGCAGAGGATATTGTTGAGTCTCTAAAGTTTGGGGCCAACGATTATATTCAAAAGCCAGTGAACATTGATATCGCTGAAGCGCGAATCAACGCTCAGATCAATGCCGTTCGAAACTATAGAGATGCAATGGAGAAAAAAGAAGTTGAAGCACTCAACACTTTAATTGCAACTTACAACCATGAAATTAATAATCCGCTAACGATTGCTTTTGGCCTTTTAAGAAAGGCAAAAAAAGAGCAAAGCCTTGAGTACTTTGATAAAATCGCTGAGTCGCTACAAAGAGTGACAAATATCGTAAAAGAGATTGAGAGAATTACCGCAAGAACTGAGTATGTCGATTTAGAAGTTACTCAGAAAATGTACAAAATTCGCTAG
- a CDS encoding NAD(P)-binding domain-containing protein translates to MKKEVLSLIGCGWLGKALALDLQRSGHNIIATTAHDKSAEFAEDDVPYIQFDAALDLAPESIKNSGVLIYMVPPLGVSHVKHFFDQIPSDKKIIFISSISVYGKNLGNLNEEAEHHVCSTGSPLLLETENYIKNRFSHATILRLGGLYGYRRHPSYNLQGKTELTGGHAFLHLVHRDDCIKAITTVLNTSVWGETFNIVSDVKFRKSEYYSMMATKLNVAPPQYLHYEKSMKETVISNIKSKMKLGMTYLDPSEFCTFSE, encoded by the coding sequence ATGAAGAAAGAAGTTTTATCGTTAATTGGGTGCGGATGGTTAGGAAAAGCGCTGGCGCTGGATCTACAAAGATCCGGTCATAATATTATCGCCACAACTGCCCATGATAAAAGTGCTGAATTTGCTGAGGACGATGTTCCTTACATTCAATTCGATGCGGCCCTCGATCTTGCTCCGGAAAGTATCAAAAATTCCGGTGTCTTAATTTACATGGTGCCACCTTTAGGCGTGAGTCACGTAAAACATTTCTTTGATCAAATCCCTTCTGATAAAAAAATTATCTTTATCAGCTCAATTTCTGTTTATGGAAAAAACCTTGGTAACCTTAATGAGGAAGCTGAACATCATGTTTGTTCAACAGGCTCTCCTCTTTTACTTGAAACTGAAAATTATATTAAAAATAGATTCTCGCATGCGACGATTTTAAGACTGGGCGGACTTTATGGATATAGACGCCATCCCTCTTATAACTTGCAAGGAAAAACTGAACTCACAGGTGGACATGCCTTCCTTCACCTGGTTCATCGAGATGACTGCATTAAGGCCATCACAACAGTCCTTAACACGTCTGTATGGGGTGAAACTTTTAATATCGTAAGTGATGTGAAATTTAGAAAGAGTGAATACTATTCAATGATGGCCACGAAATTAAATGTCGCTCCACCTCAATACCTTCATTACGAAAAAAGCATGAAAGAGACAGTCATCTCTAATATTAAATCTAAAATGAAATTGGGAATGACTTACTTAGATCCTAGCGAATTTTGTACATTTTCTGAGTAA
- a CDS encoding c-type cytochrome biogenesis protein CcmI/CycH, with translation MKNIFVTIMVSLFIATNANAYTDPKVGGLVTLKKGLEKKITKNGVLYVFAKQAGPDSGPNDRTPPVAVIKIANPTFPQAFVITQKNVMIPGSEFKGPLHVIARFSPDGNALNKSGAIEGMDPKFPSADLGNKNLNIELNVELK, from the coding sequence ATGAAAAATATTTTTGTGACAATAATGGTATCTCTTTTTATCGCTACAAATGCAAATGCATACACTGATCCAAAAGTGGGTGGGCTTGTAACTCTAAAAAAAGGTCTTGAAAAAAAGATCACAAAAAATGGTGTGCTTTATGTTTTCGCTAAACAAGCAGGCCCTGACTCTGGCCCGAATGACAGAACTCCACCAGTAGCAGTTATTAAAATTGCCAACCCGACTTTCCCTCAAGCGTTCGTGATCACTCAAAAAAACGTTATGATCCCAGGATCAGAGTTTAAAGGTCCACTTCATGTGATCGCTCGTTTTTCACCAGACGGAAATGCTCTAAATAAGTCTGGAGCAATCGAAGGAATGGATCCAAAGTTTCCATCTGCTGATTTAGGAAATAAAAATCTTAATATCGAACTAAACGTAGAATTAAAATAA
- a CDS encoding TldD/PmbA family protein translates to MDLKNILDHLDLKKFPCHFVDVRIERTQSSSFLFRNGELVSAAEKPVLGAFVRVHHHGSWFYASTTAITNLEGEINKLIDQANAGKKSSNTYVVPENNGVHHLINKAADAFSKIPLETKVKLGESYLPLIKKIDNLKESGIHYTDIYKEKFYKSSVGTEFSYDFNQAGFGFSAVLKKDEELVDDWFRVHVTDFKKLHNLEKDILDFFIESQRFLGAETITPGKYKVVLSPEITGVFTHESFGHKSEADFMMGDPEATKEWKIGSTIGATCLSIVDTGMHDNTSGYCPIDDEGTLAQKTYLIKDGVLTGRLHSTHTANVLEEKATGNARAMNFEFEPIVRMTSTYIEGGNVSFNELLKRAEGGIYFYNFKHGSGGSTFTIAPNRAYRIKDGKIAEPVRVSVLSGSVFETLKMIEACGDDFHLESSAFGGCGKMEQSPLPVADGGPSILVSGMQVS, encoded by the coding sequence ATGGATCTTAAAAACATTTTAGATCACTTAGATCTAAAAAAATTCCCGTGCCATTTTGTGGATGTGAGAATTGAGCGTACTCAATCCAGTAGCTTTTTATTCAGAAATGGAGAGTTGGTTTCGGCAGCAGAAAAACCAGTTCTTGGGGCATTTGTCAGAGTTCATCACCATGGCTCATGGTTTTATGCTTCAACAACAGCAATCACTAATCTAGAAGGTGAAATCAATAAACTTATTGACCAGGCCAATGCCGGAAAAAAATCATCGAACACTTACGTTGTTCCGGAAAACAATGGGGTTCATCATTTAATTAATAAAGCGGCAGATGCTTTTTCAAAAATCCCATTAGAGACAAAAGTAAAACTAGGGGAGAGCTATCTTCCTTTGATCAAGAAGATTGATAATTTAAAAGAATCTGGAATTCACTATACGGACATTTATAAAGAGAAGTTTTATAAGTCTTCAGTTGGAACAGAATTCTCTTATGACTTTAATCAGGCAGGGTTTGGTTTTAGTGCTGTCCTGAAAAAAGATGAGGAGCTGGTTGATGACTGGTTTAGAGTTCATGTAACTGATTTCAAAAAACTTCATAACCTTGAAAAAGATATTCTGGATTTCTTTATTGAGTCTCAACGCTTCCTTGGAGCTGAAACAATCACTCCGGGTAAGTATAAAGTTGTCCTTTCTCCTGAGATCACAGGTGTATTTACTCATGAATCGTTTGGCCATAAGTCAGAAGCAGACTTTATGATGGGAGACCCCGAAGCAACGAAAGAGTGGAAAATTGGAAGTACAATCGGAGCCACGTGTTTATCAATCGTCGATACAGGTATGCATGATAACACTTCTGGGTATTGCCCAATTGATGATGAAGGAACACTGGCCCAAAAAACTTACCTGATTAAAGACGGTGTCCTGACAGGCCGTTTACATTCAACTCATACAGCGAACGTGTTGGAAGAAAAAGCGACTGGAAATGCCAGAGCAATGAATTTTGAGTTTGAGCCTATCGTACGTATGACTTCAACTTATATTGAAGGTGGAAATGTTTCTTTTAATGAATTGTTAAAAAGAGCAGAAGGTGGAATTTACTTCTACAACTTTAAGCATGGTTCAGGCGGAAGTACTTTTACGATTGCACCCAATAGAGCTTATCGAATTAAAGATGGAAAAATTGCAGAACCAGTGAGAGTTTCAGTTCTTTCCGGATCAGTTTTTGAAACATTAAAGATGATTGAAGCTTGCGGTGATGATTTTCACCTGGAGAGTTCAGCTTTCGGTGGATGCGGAAAAATGGAGCAGTCTCCACTTCCAGTTGCTGATGGTGGACCTTCTATCTTAGTTAGTGGAATGCAAGTTAGTTAA
- a CDS encoding metallopeptidase TldD-related protein — MKYDILKTTEESLSIEVIAGNINSSRSKNITKKGVRLFEENKIYTTSFVGDISDGDLLKKAQGAKTVGIPYSYELPSFQKMSVIDEESLNAPLSKIVDEIEKTQERLRGFSNQFVFNGKFSREIHSATLTNSEGVTLEKKFAANEWYYLFKKVGSPNLMDGYFQGRSRILALNDIDDVLNKNIPYLEAYNNEIKFQNGKYPVLFLESELTSKLSESFLADKYCEGSALYSGKLGQQIFSKDFSLYDVNYSPEHGIYRKFDEEGVVRKLVKLPLIENGEMKNVIADLRNAKKYGVEATGNGRRSFDSAITMSFNSLVVGAGKRSTQEILNSLDNCIVVFMGHGGDFTDKGDYSTPLQLSYLVQKGEIIGRLPQLTVNTTTNDMFNSRLIEIARDGFQKDYQHPSIFTEMDVSVN, encoded by the coding sequence ATGAAATATGATATTTTAAAAACGACAGAAGAGTCCTTAAGTATTGAAGTCATCGCAGGGAACATTAATTCTTCGCGAAGTAAAAATATTACTAAAAAAGGTGTTCGCCTTTTTGAAGAGAATAAAATTTATACGACTTCATTTGTTGGTGATATTAGTGACGGTGACCTGTTAAAAAAAGCGCAAGGGGCAAAGACTGTAGGAATTCCTTACAGCTATGAACTTCCATCTTTTCAAAAGATGAGTGTCATTGATGAAGAGAGTTTAAACGCACCTTTAAGTAAGATCGTAGACGAAATTGAAAAAACTCAGGAGCGTCTTAGAGGTTTTTCAAACCAGTTCGTTTTTAATGGTAAGTTCAGCCGTGAAATCCATTCAGCGACATTAACGAATAGTGAGGGGGTGACACTTGAAAAGAAATTCGCTGCTAATGAGTGGTATTATCTTTTCAAAAAAGTAGGATCTCCCAATTTGATGGATGGATATTTTCAAGGACGCTCAAGAATTCTTGCCTTGAATGATATTGATGATGTTCTTAATAAGAATATTCCTTATCTGGAAGCTTATAATAACGAAATTAAATTCCAGAATGGAAAGTACCCGGTACTTTTTTTAGAAAGTGAACTGACTTCAAAACTTTCAGAGTCTTTTCTTGCTGATAAATACTGCGAAGGTTCTGCTCTTTACAGTGGAAAATTAGGTCAACAGATTTTCAGTAAAGATTTTTCTTTGTACGATGTGAACTACTCCCCAGAGCATGGAATTTATCGCAAGTTTGATGAAGAAGGAGTCGTTCGAAAATTGGTAAAACTTCCATTGATCGAAAATGGAGAAATGAAGAATGTGATTGCCGATCTTCGCAATGCTAAAAAGTATGGTGTAGAGGCAACTGGTAACGGAAGACGCTCTTTTGATTCGGCCATAACAATGAGTTTTAACTCTTTGGTTGTGGGAGCAGGGAAGAGATCAACGCAGGAAATTTTAAACTCGCTTGATAACTGTATCGTCGTCTTTATGGGACACGGTGGGGACTTCACAGATAAGGGAGACTACTCAACTCCCTTACAATTGTCTTATCTGGTTCAAAAAGGGGAGATCATTGGACGCCTTCCTCAGCTAACAGTGAATACAACAACGAATGATATGTTTAATAGCCGCTTGATCGAAATCGCCAGAGATGGATTTCAAAAAGACTATCAACATCCATCAATCTTCACTGAAATGGATGTAAGCGTAAATTAA
- a CDS encoding YebC/PmpR family DNA-binding transcriptional regulator has product MGRKWNNIKEKKGDQDKIRSLMYTKCLREVTKAVKNGGEEIESNFMLRIALEKSRKYNVPKDNIDRAIKKGLGNEDEGYSDIAYEGYGPNGVAIFVEASTNNGTRTVANVRNFFNKCGGSLGTTGCLQFVFERKAVFEIPQKDLVEDDFTLDMIDAGADDVVLEDGFFTVTGPMEAFGPIQTKLDELKITADEAGLERVPLTLKEIDKDTFKIVTKLVDLLEGDDDVTKVYHNVKYDDSFAEA; this is encoded by the coding sequence ATGGGACGTAAGTGGAATAACATCAAAGAGAAAAAAGGTGACCAGGATAAGATCCGCTCTCTAATGTATACAAAATGCCTTCGCGAAGTAACTAAGGCCGTTAAAAACGGTGGTGAAGAAATCGAAAGTAACTTCATGCTGAGAATTGCCTTAGAAAAATCTAGAAAATACAACGTTCCCAAAGACAACATTGATCGTGCGATCAAAAAAGGTCTAGGAAACGAAGACGAAGGATACTCAGATATTGCTTACGAAGGATACGGCCCGAATGGCGTAGCGATCTTCGTTGAAGCCTCTACAAACAACGGAACAAGAACTGTAGCAAACGTTCGTAACTTCTTTAACAAGTGCGGCGGATCTCTGGGGACAACTGGTTGTCTTCAATTCGTATTCGAGCGCAAAGCTGTATTTGAAATCCCACAAAAAGACCTGGTTGAAGATGACTTCACTCTGGATATGATTGATGCTGGAGCTGATGATGTCGTTTTAGAAGACGGGTTCTTCACTGTGACAGGGCCGATGGAAGCATTCGGGCCAATCCAAACTAAACTTGATGAACTAAAGATCACTGCTGATGAAGCTGGTCTAGAGCGCGTTCCTCTTACTTTAAAAGAGATTGATAAAGATACGTTTAAAATCGTAACTAAGTTAGTTGATCTCCTTGAAGGTGATGATGACGTGACTAAGGTTTACCACAACGTTAAATACGACGACTCTTTCGCTGAAGCATAG
- a CDS encoding GNAT family N-acetyltransferase: MKEDFFEIRQILPEDKIPLQVGLQMLSPESIRQRFFASKKEFTENELKFLTEVDQINHLAYVAVHHLDGKLLPGGVIRAIKDSQRPTYAEIGITIVDSYQGKGLGIQLFNTISDRALQVGLTHFYGQYHTSNLKMTKLLEKFAKTRAPLFLKHTGDGFIYFEAPLKN; this comes from the coding sequence TTGAAAGAAGACTTTTTTGAGATTCGACAGATTCTTCCTGAAGACAAGATCCCACTGCAAGTGGGACTTCAGATGCTTTCTCCCGAATCAATCAGGCAGAGATTTTTTGCCAGCAAAAAAGAATTTACTGAAAATGAACTGAAGTTCCTCACTGAAGTTGATCAAATTAATCACCTTGCCTACGTTGCTGTTCACCATCTGGATGGAAAACTTCTTCCAGGTGGAGTGATCAGAGCAATTAAAGACAGCCAACGCCCGACTTATGCTGAAATTGGTATTACTATCGTTGATAGTTACCAGGGAAAAGGTCTCGGGATTCAATTATTTAATACAATTTCTGACCGCGCTCTTCAGGTGGGACTCACTCATTTTTATGGTCAATACCACACTAGTAATCTGAAAATGACTAAGCTACTGGAGAAGTTTGCTAAGACCCGTGCGCCTCTTTTTCTAAAACATACAGGCGACGGTTTTATTTATTTTGAAGCTCCATTAAAAAACTGA
- a CDS encoding ABC-F family ATP-binding cassette domain-containing protein: protein MIICQNVGLRYGARKLFDEVDIKFTPGNCYGLIGANGAGKSTFLKILSGEIPSSSGHVFITPGQRLSILKQDHFLYEDIEVLKLVIMGNKKLLEIMEEKDALYAKEDFSDADGLRAADLEAEFGEMNGWEAESEAATLLSGLGIKEELLTKKMAELNGGEKVKVLLASALFGKPDILLLDEPTNHLDMKAIHWLENFLSTFENTVIVVSHDRHFLNKVCTHMADIDFGKIKIYPGNYDFWYQSSQLAMTLKSNQNKKTEEKMQELKDFIARFSANASKSKQATSRQKTLDKITLEDIQPSTRKYPFVHFKAKKEIGKDVLTVEKLSKSVDGKVMFKNVSFQVRKTDKIVLLGTDQQCGALMDVLAGKDKPDAGQINWGVTAQRSYFPADNTEFFIEGKYNLVDWLRDFSEDKDESFVRGFLGRMLFTGEESQKKTNVLSGGEKVRMMLSKMMLEAPNVLIMDGPTNHLDLESITSVNEGLKKYDSTLIFSCHDHEFVQTVANRIIDIQPDGTIIDVEKSFDEYLGLQ from the coding sequence ATGATTATTTGCCAGAACGTCGGCCTGAGATACGGTGCTAGAAAACTATTTGATGAAGTAGATATTAAATTTACTCCAGGAAACTGTTACGGATTAATTGGTGCTAACGGCGCGGGAAAATCTACGTTCCTTAAAATTTTATCTGGTGAAATTCCAAGTTCATCAGGACATGTTTTCATCACTCCGGGACAACGTCTTTCAATCCTTAAACAGGATCACTTTTTATACGAAGACATTGAAGTTCTAAAACTTGTTATCATGGGTAACAAAAAACTTTTAGAAATCATGGAAGAAAAAGACGCTCTATACGCTAAAGAAGATTTCTCGGATGCAGACGGCCTTCGTGCTGCTGATCTTGAAGCTGAATTTGGTGAGATGAACGGATGGGAAGCTGAATCTGAAGCAGCGACACTTCTATCAGGTCTTGGAATCAAAGAAGAACTTCTTACTAAAAAAATGGCAGAACTAAACGGTGGAGAAAAAGTAAAAGTACTTTTAGCGAGTGCACTTTTTGGTAAACCAGATATTCTTTTACTGGATGAGCCTACCAACCATTTGGATATGAAAGCGATCCATTGGTTAGAAAACTTTTTATCTACATTTGAAAACACAGTTATCGTTGTTTCCCATGACCGTCACTTCTTGAATAAAGTGTGTACTCACATGGCCGACATCGACTTCGGTAAAATTAAAATTTACCCAGGTAACTACGACTTCTGGTACCAGTCTTCTCAACTTGCTATGACTTTAAAGTCTAACCAAAACAAAAAGACTGAAGAAAAAATGCAAGAGCTTAAAGATTTCATCGCACGCTTCTCAGCGAACGCTTCGAAATCGAAACAGGCCACTTCTAGACAAAAGACTCTTGATAAAATTACCCTTGAAGATATTCAACCATCGACAAGAAAATATCCATTCGTTCATTTCAAAGCGAAAAAAGAAATTGGTAAAGACGTTCTTACAGTTGAGAAACTATCTAAGTCTGTTGATGGAAAAGTTATGTTTAAAAACGTTTCTTTCCAGGTAAGAAAAACGGATAAGATCGTTCTTCTTGGAACAGATCAACAGTGTGGCGCTCTTATGGACGTGCTTGCTGGAAAAGATAAGCCGGATGCTGGACAGATTAACTGGGGTGTAACAGCTCAGAGATCATACTTCCCTGCTGACAACACTGAATTCTTCATTGAAGGAAAATACAACCTGGTAGACTGGCTAAGAGACTTCTCTGAAGACAAAGACGAATCTTTCGTCCGCGGATTCTTAGGACGTATGTTATTTACGGGTGAAGAAAGTCAGAAGAAGACCAACGTATTATCCGGTGGTGAAAAAGTTCGTATGATGCTTTCTAAAATGATGTTAGAAGCTCCGAACGTTTTAATCATGGATGGTCCTACTAACCACCTTGACCTTGAAAGTATTACTTCGGTGAACGAAGGGCTTAAAAAATACGACTCAACTTTAATTTTCTCATGTCATGACCATGAATTCGTACAGACGGTTGCCAATAGAATTATTGATATCCAACCTGACGGAACAATCATCGACGTTGAAAAATCATTTGATGAATACTTAGGACTACAATAA
- a CDS encoding SNF2-related protein, giving the protein MKSLVPGQRFMSETEPELGLGILVHVESKTVKISFLAAKTERVYGSKGAPIKRVVFSSGDEVTLRSGQKLTIDDVIDNDGLAAYRSADQVFDERELSDSLSFNKPEDRLFNGSVDSPGLFELRFQTLWNKNRLTQSPVRGFVGGRMNLIPHQFYVAEQIVDRPIPRVLLADEVGLGKTIEAGLALHQLILSERVKRALILVPDSLVYQWFIEMLRKFNLSFVTMNQETHLEPGTNPFTENDFVIVNIGLLKGAEMARNLMKEALWDIMVVDEAHQLKWSQEHVSTEYKIVQMIAKRSKGLLLLTATPEQLGMEGHFARLKLLDPDRFFDYPKFLEETTHYEEVAAQARELLKKGGAESEARLAELQDLHGPGRIFFRNTRNRMSKHFSFFPKRILHAYPLESKKTLYLGLEDEETIGPSFDMKLDWLTEFLGRHIGEKILLITKSKTKVMCLETLLKDRFPGMNVAAFHSGLSFVARDRQAAYFADPEGADILLCTEVGSEGRNFEFAHHLVLFDLPMYPDLLEQRIGRLDRIGQDSDIHLHVPYIMSSYDEILYQWFNTGMDAFVHSAKGASIVHQQLQGLLEEFLNKPELCFKDPQVLQDFLETTAKEFKTVTHKLEEGRDILVELNSFKEDVAKKLVDEVRKFDEETNLINYMNNVFQELGVDIEDLDDEVYFIRPSDNMYVPYFPNLPVDGVRITYDRKTALRREDVEFLTWDHPMVVGVIDLILSNTFGNMSVMMRKKSGQTKTYIETYFKLQVVAPKSLSPERFFPPTPIRILVDSTGENLSAKFDKSDIDERITGADQETVRKAKGLPKAAVQKVLQAAHQHALLEAVELKKKYKQNMIEHLDREKTRLLKLKAVNPVVRPEEIDSITEQIEILSKCYEEAEVVMDSLRVIF; this is encoded by the coding sequence GTGAAGAGTCTCGTTCCCGGCCAACGTTTCATGAGTGAGACGGAGCCAGAATTAGGGCTTGGTATTCTCGTTCATGTAGAATCCAAGACCGTCAAAATATCATTTTTAGCAGCAAAGACAGAAAGAGTTTATGGATCAAAAGGCGCACCGATTAAGCGTGTGGTTTTTTCTTCAGGTGATGAAGTCACTTTGAGATCCGGACAAAAGCTGACGATTGATGATGTGATTGATAACGATGGCCTTGCCGCTTACAGAAGCGCGGATCAAGTGTTCGATGAACGTGAACTTTCTGATTCATTAAGTTTCAATAAACCAGAAGACCGCCTGTTTAATGGCAGCGTGGATTCACCGGGATTATTTGAACTAAGATTTCAAACACTATGGAATAAAAACCGTCTGACTCAATCACCAGTGCGTGGTTTTGTTGGTGGAAGAATGAATTTAATCCCTCACCAGTTTTATGTAGCTGAACAAATTGTGGATCGACCGATTCCAAGAGTTCTTCTTGCTGACGAAGTTGGTTTAGGAAAAACAATTGAAGCGGGTCTTGCTCTTCATCAGCTTATTTTATCTGAGAGAGTCAAGCGCGCGCTTATTTTAGTTCCAGACTCATTGGTGTATCAGTGGTTTATTGAAATGCTAAGAAAGTTCAATCTTTCTTTTGTGACAATGAATCAGGAAACACATCTTGAACCGGGGACAAATCCATTTACTGAAAATGACTTTGTCATTGTGAATATTGGTCTATTAAAAGGTGCTGAGATGGCCCGCAACCTGATGAAGGAAGCACTATGGGATATCATGGTTGTCGATGAGGCCCATCAGTTAAAATGGAGCCAGGAGCACGTTTCAACTGAATATAAAATTGTTCAGATGATCGCAAAGAGATCAAAAGGTTTATTACTTCTAACGGCGACACCAGAGCAGTTAGGAATGGAAGGACATTTTGCTCGTTTAAAACTTCTTGATCCGGATCGCTTTTTTGATTATCCAAAATTTTTAGAAGAGACAACTCACTATGAAGAAGTGGCAGCACAAGCGCGCGAGCTTCTGAAAAAGGGTGGAGCTGAGAGCGAGGCAAGGCTTGCTGAGCTTCAAGATCTCCACGGGCCAGGAAGAATCTTCTTTAGAAATACAAGAAACAGAATGAGCAAGCACTTTTCTTTTTTCCCAAAGAGAATCCTGCACGCTTATCCGCTAGAAAGTAAAAAAACATTGTACCTTGGTCTAGAAGACGAAGAGACTATAGGCCCAAGTTTCGACATGAAGCTGGATTGGTTAACTGAATTCTTAGGTCGCCACATCGGTGAGAAAATTCTTTTAATCACAAAATCAAAAACCAAAGTTATGTGTCTGGAGACTTTATTAAAAGATCGTTTTCCAGGTATGAACGTTGCTGCTTTCCACTCGGGACTGTCATTTGTGGCCCGCGATCGTCAGGCCGCTTATTTTGCTGATCCGGAAGGAGCAGACATTCTTTTATGTACGGAAGTAGGAAGTGAGGGGAGAAACTTTGAGTTTGCTCACCACTTAGTTTTATTTGACCTGCCAATGTACCCGGACCTTTTAGAGCAACGTATTGGTCGTCTGGATCGTATCGGACAAGACAGTGATATTCACCTTCATGTTCCATATATCATGAGTTCATATGATGAAATTTTATACCAGTGGTTTAATACTGGAATGGATGCCTTTGTTCACTCTGCAAAAGGGGCGAGCATTGTTCATCAACAACTTCAGGGTCTACTGGAAGAGTTTTTAAATAAACCAGAATTATGTTTTAAAGACCCACAAGTTCTTCAGGATTTTTTAGAAACAACAGCTAAAGAATTTAAGACAGTGACTCATAAACTTGAAGAAGGGCGTGATATTTTAGTTGAACTCAATTCTTTCAAAGAGGACGTTGCTAAAAAATTAGTGGATGAAGTTCGCAAATTTGATGAAGAAACGAACCTCATCAATTACATGAATAATGTATTTCAAGAGCTTGGTGTTGATATTGAAGACCTTGATGATGAAGTGTATTTCATCAGACCAAGTGACAATATGTACGTGCCTTATTTCCCTAATCTCCCGGTGGACGGAGTGAGAATTACCTATGACAGAAAGACTGCCCTAAGACGTGAAGACGTTGAGTTTTTAACATGGGATCACCCGATGGTTGTGGGGGTGATTGATTTAATTTTGAGTAACACTTTTGGAAACATGAGTGTCATGATGAGAAAAAAATCAGGACAGACTAAAACTTACATTGAAACGTATTTCAAACTTCAGGTTGTCGCTCCAAAGAGCTTGAGTCCCGAGAGATTTTTCCCGCCAACTCCAATTCGTATCTTAGTGGATAGCACAGGTGAGAACTTGAGTGCGAAATTTGATAAGTCTGATATTGACGAAAGAATCACTGGCGCTGATCAAGAGACAGTGAGAAAGGCAAAAGGACTTCCGAAGGCCGCTGTTCAAAAAGTTCTTCAGGCAGCTCATCAACATGCTCTTCTTGAGGCAGTTGAACTAAAGAAAAAGTATAAGCAAAACATGATCGAGCATTTAGATCGTGAAAAAACTCGTCTATTAAAACTGAAAGCAGTCAATCCAGTGGTTCGCCCGGAAGAGATTGATTCAATCACTGAGCAGATCGAAATCCTGTCGAAGTGTTATGAAGAAGCTGAAGTTGTAATGGATTCATTGAGAGTAATTTTCTAA